One Eubalaena glacialis isolate mEubGla1 chromosome 11, mEubGla1.1.hap2.+ XY, whole genome shotgun sequence DNA segment encodes these proteins:
- the GALNT4 gene encoding polypeptide N-acetylgalactosaminyltransferase 4, whose product MRIRMAVRWTWAGKSCLLLALLTVAYLLVELSVSTFHASPGAGLTRERGPRQLSDSGKKAVDLSRPLYEKPPADSHALGEWGKASKLQLKEGELKQQEELIERYAINIYLSDRISLHRHIEDKRMYECKSKKFNYRRLPTTSVIVAFYNEAWSTLLRTIHSVLETSPAVLLKEIILVDDLSDRVYLKTQLETYISNLDRVRLIRTNKREGLVRARLIGATFATGDVLTFLDCHCECNTGWLEPLLERIAKDETAIVCPVIDTIDWNTFEFYMQTGEPMIGGFDWRLTFQWHSVPKHERERRKSRIDPIRSPTMAGGLFAVSKKYFQYLGTYDTGMEVWGGENLELSFRVWQCGGKLEIHPCSHVGHVFPKRAPYARPNFLQNTARAAEVWMDGYKEHFYNRNPPARKEAYGDISERKLLRERLRCKSFDWYLKNVFSNLHVPEDRPGWHGAIRSIGISSECLDYNSPDSNPTGANLSLFGCHGQGGNQFFEYTSNKEIRFNSVTELCAEVAEQKSHVGMQNCPKDGFPVPANIIWYFKEDGTIFHPHSGLCLRAYRTPEGRPDVHMRTCDALDKNQIWKFEK is encoded by the coding sequence ATGAGGATCCGGATGGCCGTGAGGTGGACGTGGGCAGGCAAAAGCTGCCTGCTGCTGGCGCTTTTAACAGTGGCCTATCTCCTGGTGGAACTCTCCGTCTCCACTTTCCATGCCTCCCCAGGAGCCGGCCTTACCAGGGAGCGGGGGCCAAGACAGCTCTCAGACTCCGGGAAGAAAGCAGTGGATTTGTCTCGACCGCTTTATGAGAAGCCCCCTGCAGATTCCCATGCACTTGGGGAGTGGGGGAAAGCCAGCAAACTCCAGCTCAAGGAGGGTGAACTGAAGCAGCAAGAAGAACTCATTGAGAGATATGCCATTAATATTTACCTCAGTGACAGGATTTCCCTGCACCGCCACATAGAGGATAAAAGAATGTATGAGTGTAAATCCAAGAAATTTAACTATAGGAGACTTCCCACCACTTCTGTTATCGTTGCTTTCTATAACGAAGCCTGGTCGACTTTGCTCCGCACCATCCACAGTGTTTTAGAAACTTCTCCTGCAGTCCTTTTGAAGGAGATCATCTTAGTCGATGACTTGAGCGACAGAGTTTATTTGAAGACACAACTTGAAACTTACATCAGCAATCTCGATAGAGTCCGCTTGATTAGAACAAATAAGCGGGAGGGGCTGGTTAGGGCCCGTCTGATTGGGGCCACTTTTGCCACTGGGGATGTCCTCACTTTCCTGGATTGTCACTGTGAGTGTAATACTGGTTGGCTGGAGCCACTTTTGGAAAGGATTGCTAAAGATGAAACAGCAATTGTTTGTCCGGTTATAGACACCATTGACTGGAATACTTTTGAATTCTATATGCAGACTGGGGAGCCCATGATTGGTGGGTTTGACTGGCGTCTAACGTTCCAGTGGCATTCTGTCCCCAAACAcgaaagggagaggaggaaatcGAGAATTGACCCAATCAGATCACCCACCATGGCTGGAGGACTGTTTGCTGTcagcaaaaaatattttcagtaccTTGGAACTTATGACACTGGGATGGAAGTGTGGGGAGGTGAAAATCTGGAGCTGTCTTTTAGGGTGTGGCAGTGTGGAGGTAAACTGGAGATCCACCCCTGTTCTCACGTGGGCCACGTATTCCCCAAGCGGGCGCCATACGCTCGGCCCAATTTCCTGCAGAATACTGCTCGGGCAGCGGAAGTGTGGATGGACGGGTACAAAGAGCATTTCTACAATCGAAACCCTCCAGCAAGGAAAGAAGCTTATGGCgatatttctgaaagaaaattacTACGAGAACGGCTGAGGTGCAAGAGCTTTGACTGGtatttgaaaaatgtgttttctaattTACATGTTCCAGAGGATAGGCCAGGCTGGCACGGAGCTATTCGCAGTATTGGGATCTCTTCTGAATGTTTAGATTATAATTCTCCTGACAGCAACCCCACAGGTGCTAACCTTTCACTGTTTGGATGCCACGGTCAAGGAGGCAATCAATTCTTTGAATATACTTCAAACAAAGAAATAAGGTTTAATTCAGTGACAGAGTTATGTGCAGAGGTTGCTGAGCAAAAAAGTCAcgtgggaatgcaaaattgtcCCAAAGATGGGTTTCCTGTTCCAGCAAACATTATTTGGTATTTTAAAGAAGATGGAACCATTTTTCATCCCCACTCAGGACTGTGTCTTAGGGCTTACCGGACACCTGAGGGCCGACCTGATGTTCATATGCGAACTTGTGATGCTCTAGATAAAAATCAAATCTGGAAGTTTGAGAAATAG